The region cacTAAACGTGGACGTCAACCACAaccagaaaaaaggaaataaaaaaaacaaaataaaataaaataattaatgaattgttacagaatattttattatttatctattcattCAATAGTTTATTCAGTCTGAGAGGGACTTATTTCATGAACTCAGACatgaaatttcattttatttcattttatttacagtcaacagagtttgattttattttattcacacaaataaaacatcacaaatattctatatagtttttatataagtgttaatgttaaaacctcatcaaaaggaataaaatcataaaaagtgaaaaatctaaatttgaaaacaaccaaatcaaaagaaacacagctaaataataaataactctGCAGAAACGTAACATCACACTGTTGTTCATGAATCTGTTGCCCCATTGCATGCTGGGAATGCTCCCAACACACCAACAAGCTGATCATGATTTCAACAACActcattttgcctttatttcaaaataagtgCGCACTATTATTCATAACTTCATCCAGGATCAAAAAATCAGTCCATGTTTGATGAACAGGATACTGGTCTGGTGAATtctggtctgatctgatctggtcTGGTATGTTCAGTCAGGTTTTGGATCCGTCAACCCGAGTCAGTCCTGTTCTGAACCAACTGCTGGACCAGAGTCCGGAGCTCCATCAACTCTGCTCGAATGGCCTGAAGCTCCAGGTTCTGCTGGTCTTTATTctcttggttctggttctgtAGCTCCTGGTTCTGCATGTTCTGTTCCTGAAGCTCCTGGTTCTGCTGGTCCTTACTCTCCTGGTTGTGGTTCTGGAGGTCCTGGTCCATCTGGACTCTGGTAGAGAGAGTAAGTGTTAGACCAGGAGCGCCGTGACTCAGATCTCCTGCATAAACTGAGTCTCTGGTTCTAGTTTTTCTACCAGCGATGGTCTGATCTGGACTGATCTGATCTCACCCTGGACCTGCAGCTGTCTCCACGTCTCTCTTCAGAACCAGGAACTGGTCCAGAGTCTCctgcaggacacaaacacacacaaacctcttCACTTTCTAAACTTCAAATCAAACCATTTGGACTTGTGTCGTTTCTTCAGACGCACTTTAATCTGTGCGGCGATGCGTCCCATCTCATCATGGTAACCAGGGTTTGTGGCGATGTCATCGTTGTAGGCGTCAGCCAATGGCGCGCACTGGTTGGAGATGTACTGGTTGTCATAGAAACGGCGGAGGAGGGGCATGGATTCCTCCACCTGCAGGATGACAGCAGCCTGCTGCATCACAGCATTAGCCTGCGAGTTATCATggaccctgacacacacacacacacacatacacacacacacacacacacacacacacacacacacacacacacacacacacacacaaacacaatgagccTGGCCATGAAAATGTTTCTGGACCAGTTTTTCTGGATCTGGGTTTGTATTTATCATCTCAGTACATCAGTCCTACACCTAGACTGGTTTTACTCCTGAAACTGGTTTCAGTCGTGTTTAACTCTTGGTGATTCCTGGTGATGAGTGATAAATACAGACCGTGGTGAACCAGGTGGACCAGGGTCAGGTGTCTGAGGAGTGTAAGGACAGTTTAAGGTGTCAGTCCaggtgtgacctctgacctctggaaGGTGTCGGTGAGCAGGGCGATCAGCAGGTTGACACACAGTACAGAGGACGCAGCCAGGAACGTCCCACACAGCAGAGGAGCCATGACGCCGTCCACCGTCACCATGGCAGTGTACTCGTACTCGTCCACCAGAGTGATGCGGTACAGACTGTAGAGCAGGCCGGAGACAGACTGCATGCTGGGAACTGAGGAGGAGCCTGAGACAGGTGATAACGAGACTTAAACTCTGACTGTTCGTTAGTTTTATTCAGAAACGTAAAAAATAACTACAATTTTTTATTCACAAAGAGTAAAAAGAGGAAGTGATCAGGAGGAAGTCAGATgtaagaacacaaacacacacacacacacacacacacatacacacacacacacatacacacacacacacacacacacacacacacacacacacacacctccaaatATGATCCAGAAGCTGCAGGCATAGGGAACAAAGATCTCTGCGTACAAGAAGAGGAAACGTAACACATCCCCGACGATGCTCCCCAGCATGACGATGAATGGACCCATTAACCTGCACACACAAGATGAAAACAGGTGAATCTCTTATTCTTTGTCCAGACAGCTGCTGAGAACATCTGTATAGATCCACATTTAAACTGATGGATCAGAGAAAAGGTCAGAGAGGTCAACGGTCATCTCAGTTTTTGTGTAGAGGACTGCTGTATTAATGTGGACGGAGGCTGAAATTGACTCAGAGTGAGAcctctcagcagcagagaggatcTTTGTTTGGACACCTGGTGACCCTGAGCTCCTCTGTTGTCACGGTAACAGTGAGGCGATGTTAGCCGATCACTGAACCACTGAGGTGTACATTGCCACCCCATAGACAACAcattaccatggtaaccaggCCAGCTGTCCTGACCAGTGGTAGAGGAAGTACTcagatgtgcgtgtgtgtgtgtgtgtgtgtgtgtgtgtgtgtgtgtgtgtgtgtgtgtgtgtgtgtgtgtgtgctacctGAAGGCTCTGACGTGTTTCATGAGTCGCAGCCagaggaagatgatggtgatggagaaCAGACGCAGACTGGTGGTGTGGAGATAGACAGACGGACCAATCACGTCGGCCAGGTGGACACTGAAGGACGCCGTTAGCAGAGAGTACACCAGCCAATCAAAAACGTTCCtgatggcacacacacacacaccacacacacacacacacacacacacacacacacacacacacacgacaggtGAGTATAGTTACAACACACTACAGACTGAGAACACAGTCAGCTGACACACAATTAATCAGATCACGGCCTCAGCTGCTGATCCAGCTGCTGGTCCAGCTGCTGGTCCAGCTGCTGGTCCAGCTGCTGGTCCAGCTGCTGATCCAGCTGCTGATCCAGCTGCTGGTCCTAGTGTTGAGTCCAGCTGCTctgatttttttacttttgtttccaatatgtgtttagtttttagggttagggttagggttacccttattttattgttgggttttattttaatggtcgGATtctatttaattgttttattgttttatgaataaatgtttattatttaaatttgtaaataaatgctttataaataaagtgaagtgattgatttttatttgagttttagggtgtgtgtgtgtgtgtatgtgagtgtgtgtgtgtgtgtgtgtgtgtgtgtgtgtgtgtgtgtgtatgtgagtgtgtgtgtgtgtgtgtgtgtgtgtgtgtgtgtgtgtgtgtgtgtgtgtgtgtctgtgtgtctgtgtgtgtgttaataccACAGGTCTCGACTGTAGCTTCCTCTCATCCTGTGAATCTGTTTTTGCTGATCCAACAAAAAATCTTTCTCCtgcaacagaacacacacattatactgataatattgataatactgatactactgatgCTGCTGTTATTGATGCTGTTGTGTAGCATGTGCTGCCCCCTCCTGGTTGTTCTGCAGCAGCACCATCAGTGTTCCTGAAGCCTGTTCGAGTCTGACTGCTGTTTATCTTGTCACATTATAAACTgtgagtattttatttattataattctgCCTCCAGTTTCAGACTGATTCATCTCCGTCATGTGAAAACAGCAACTTCTCGCAGACTTAGagaatcagctgttttcagcgtTCCAGATAATCACAGATTTTTAATAATGAATTCAGCTGAAAACATCAGTTTGAATTTTCTCAGCCCAGaagaaaacactcaaacatcAGCATCACCACATCTGGAGATACAGATGTTAAactggtgttgttgttgttgttgttgttgttgtgttttcgtACCTGGGGCCACATGGGATGTGAGCAGCGCAGGTCGTCATGGAGACGATGCTCCTGCCACTGCTGCCAGAGGCGGAGCTTCTTCCTCGATCGCACGATGTCCAGCACCTCCCTCAGAACCTCCTCCAGGGTCAACAGGAGCGCCAGGACCACGAGGAGGACACGCCACCAGTcctgagacagacaggtgagagagagagacaggtgaaagacaggaagagacaagag is a window of Seriola aureovittata isolate HTS-2021-v1 ecotype China chromosome 14, ASM2101889v1, whole genome shotgun sequence DNA encoding:
- the si:ch73-193i2.2 gene encoding uncharacterized protein si:ch73-193i2.2, with translation MKRGTWAGLTGLQNPGLELEMTESIDTIQVSGCPQGSRSPVTAAVKAEARWPSYSCGHRKQRKRKVTGVQPETKHLAATNQDTDQVTQTRCHIKTGVIYSKFTCMFVLCVCVQVDLGLLDDVISEGADPNSSDRYGQTVLHEISRAWSVDVMRFFLDRGSDLHRPDQFGVTALHVASALDYQDMVQFLLDRKGLCGRIPEGQTPLHYAAKNDAVGSIRLLLQGGASISCTDYKQRTPLQLAANLERSEAARVLLELGAEAGMKDADGQLCITALIGRMSPVAQLALGQFHVTDKMTRQQYYYLNLLEPEPHSPEKHLQEVVVGEPTSPLQVVVQEGKLDLILSPVFLKLIQVKWKLYGRLGAWLLLILNFLFNVAWTTVAISVSIHHDSPDRYVLPQDWWRVLLVVLALLLTLEEVLREVLDIVRSRKKLRLWQQWQEHRLHDDLRCSHPMWPQDQQLDQQLDQQLDQQLDQQLDQQLDQQLDQQLRPNVFDWLVYSLLTASFSVHLADVIGPSVYLHTTSLRLFSITIIFLWLRLMKHVRAFRLMGPFIVMLGSIVGDVLRFLFLYAEIFVPYACSFWIIFGGVFPSMQSVSGLLYSLYRITLVDEYEYTAMVTVDGVMAPLLCGTFLAASSVLCVNLLIALLTDTFQRVHDNSQANAVMQQAAVILQVEESMPLLRRFYDNQYISNQCAPLADAYNDDIATNPGYHDEMGRIAAQIKETLDQFLVLKRDVETAAGPGVQMDQDLQNHNQESKDQQNQELQEQNMQNQELQNQNQENKDQQNLELQAIRAELMELRTLVQQLVQNRTDSG